A window of Ranitomeya variabilis isolate aRanVar5 chromosome 2, aRanVar5.hap1, whole genome shotgun sequence contains these coding sequences:
- the RING1 gene encoding E3 ubiquitin-protein ligase RING1 isoform X2: MATPVSAQCSSKTWELSLYELHRTPQEAIMDGTEIAVSPRSLHSELMCPICLDMLKNTMTTKECLHRFCSDCIVTALRSGNKECPTCRKKLVSKRSLRPDPNFDALISKIYPSRDEYEAHQDRVLAKLSRLHNPHALSSSIEEGLKMQAMNRAQRVRKHQQESDNTTFSGGEDNCDSRSHVSNPSVHSNQEAGPSRKRSRASEDSGAEPDMSHEGGMRSPDPQGMGEAGSEIELVFRAHPLLVEKDGYSQTRYVKTTANATVDHLSKYLALRIALEEQAQRGGADGVTLGEVSEKQYTIYICAGAAGGQYTTLNGSLTLELVNEKYWKVSKPLELYYAPTKEQK, encoded by the exons ATGGCGACTCCAGTGAGTGCGCAGTGCTCCAGCAAGACGTGGGAGCTCAGTCTGTACGAGCTGCACCGCACACCACAG GAGGCCATCATGGACGGTACGGAGATCGCGGTGTCCCCTCGGAGCCTCCACAGTGAGCTCATGTGTCCCATCTGTTTGGATATGCTGAAGAACACAATGACAACCAAAGAATGTCTGCATCGGTTCTGCTCGGACTGTATCGTCACTGCGCTGCGCAGCGG GAACAAGGAATGCCCCACATGCAGGAAAAAGCTCGTCTCTAAACGGTCCCTCCGCCCTGATCCAAATTTTGATGCATTAATTTCCAAGATCTACCCTAGCAGAGACGAGTATGAAGCACATCAGGACCGAGTCCTGGCAAAGCTGAGTCGGCTGCACAATCCGCACGCTCTGAGCAGCAGCATCGAGGAGGGTCTAAAAATGCAAGCCATGAACAG GGCCCAGCGAGTGCGGAAACACCAGCAAGAATCAGACAACACAACATTCAGTGGCGGAGAAGACAACTGTGACAGCCGCTCGCACGTCAGCAACCCGTCTGTGCACAGCAACCAAGAGGCAGGGCCGAGCCGCAAGAGATCCCGAGCCTCGGAGGATTCTGGGGCAGAGCCGGACATGTCGcacgagggtgggatgaggagtccGGATCCACAAGGAATGGGAGAAGCGGGCAGTGAGATTGAGCTGGTGTTCAGGGCCCATCCTCTGCTGGTGGAGAAGGATGGCTACAGCCAAACCAG GTATGTGAAGACCACGGCAAACGCCACAGTCGATCATCTTTCAAAGTATTTGGCTCTTCGCATCGCCCTGGAGGAGCAAGCTCAGAGAGGAGGAGCGGACGGAGTAACCCTGGGGGAGGTCAGCGAGAAGCAGTATACAATATATATCTGTGCGGGGGCTGCAGGAGGACAGTACACA
- the RING1 gene encoding E3 ubiquitin-protein ligase RING1 isoform X1, whose product MTGSRPAGDKMATPVSAQCSSKTWELSLYELHRTPQEAIMDGTEIAVSPRSLHSELMCPICLDMLKNTMTTKECLHRFCSDCIVTALRSGNKECPTCRKKLVSKRSLRPDPNFDALISKIYPSRDEYEAHQDRVLAKLSRLHNPHALSSSIEEGLKMQAMNRAQRVRKHQQESDNTTFSGGEDNCDSRSHVSNPSVHSNQEAGPSRKRSRASEDSGAEPDMSHEGGMRSPDPQGMGEAGSEIELVFRAHPLLVEKDGYSQTRYVKTTANATVDHLSKYLALRIALEEQAQRGGADGVTLGEVSEKQYTIYICAGAAGGQYTTLNGSLTLELVNEKYWKVSKPLELYYAPTKEQK is encoded by the exons ATGACCGGAAGCAG ACCGGCCGGTGACAAGATGGCGACTCCAGTGAGTGCGCAGTGCTCCAGCAAGACGTGGGAGCTCAGTCTGTACGAGCTGCACCGCACACCACAG GAGGCCATCATGGACGGTACGGAGATCGCGGTGTCCCCTCGGAGCCTCCACAGTGAGCTCATGTGTCCCATCTGTTTGGATATGCTGAAGAACACAATGACAACCAAAGAATGTCTGCATCGGTTCTGCTCGGACTGTATCGTCACTGCGCTGCGCAGCGG GAACAAGGAATGCCCCACATGCAGGAAAAAGCTCGTCTCTAAACGGTCCCTCCGCCCTGATCCAAATTTTGATGCATTAATTTCCAAGATCTACCCTAGCAGAGACGAGTATGAAGCACATCAGGACCGAGTCCTGGCAAAGCTGAGTCGGCTGCACAATCCGCACGCTCTGAGCAGCAGCATCGAGGAGGGTCTAAAAATGCAAGCCATGAACAG GGCCCAGCGAGTGCGGAAACACCAGCAAGAATCAGACAACACAACATTCAGTGGCGGAGAAGACAACTGTGACAGCCGCTCGCACGTCAGCAACCCGTCTGTGCACAGCAACCAAGAGGCAGGGCCGAGCCGCAAGAGATCCCGAGCCTCGGAGGATTCTGGGGCAGAGCCGGACATGTCGcacgagggtgggatgaggagtccGGATCCACAAGGAATGGGAGAAGCGGGCAGTGAGATTGAGCTGGTGTTCAGGGCCCATCCTCTGCTGGTGGAGAAGGATGGCTACAGCCAAACCAG GTATGTGAAGACCACGGCAAACGCCACAGTCGATCATCTTTCAAAGTATTTGGCTCTTCGCATCGCCCTGGAGGAGCAAGCTCAGAGAGGAGGAGCGGACGGAGTAACCCTGGGGGAGGTCAGCGAGAAGCAGTATACAATATATATCTGTGCGGGGGCTGCAGGAGGACAGTACACA